The following are encoded together in the Arcobacter aquimarinus genome:
- a CDS encoding SDR family NAD(P)-dependent oxidoreductase gives MQNILITGCSSGIGLETALILKKNGIKVYASARKDKDVEMLKDLGFETFKIDVRNKDEIKYALETILKNDLKLDAVFNNAGFGQPGAVEDLSVKVLKKQFNTNFFGLHEVTIQAMKIFRAQGYGKIIQHSSVLGIISLKFRGAYNASKYAIEGINDTLRQEVLGSQIYISTINTGPVTSKFRENALKKFNKNITVEGSFWEETYKKELKARLETTEDKAPFNLPASSVANTVLKIMNTKKPKPRYYVTTATHLLGFFKRILTTSLLDKLLNKI, from the coding sequence ATGCAAAATATACTAATAACTGGTTGTTCTTCTGGAATTGGACTTGAAACTGCACTTATATTGAAAAAAAATGGTATCAAAGTTTATGCAAGTGCAAGAAAAGATAAAGATGTTGAAATGTTAAAAGATTTAGGTTTTGAAACTTTTAAAATAGATGTACGAAATAAAGATGAGATAAAATATGCCTTAGAAACTATTTTAAAAAATGATTTAAAACTTGATGCAGTTTTTAATAATGCTGGTTTTGGACAACCAGGAGCTGTTGAAGATTTGAGTGTAAAGGTTTTAAAAAAGCAGTTTAACACAAACTTTTTTGGACTTCATGAAGTAACAATTCAAGCTATGAAAATATTTAGAGCTCAAGGATATGGAAAGATTATTCAACACAGTTCTGTTTTAGGAATAATCTCTTTAAAATTTAGAGGTGCATACAATGCAAGTAAATATGCAATAGAAGGAATAAATGACACTTTAAGACAGGAAGTTCTTGGTAGTCAAATATATATTAGTACTATAAACACTGGACCTGTAACTTCAAAGTTTAGAGAAAATGCCCTAAAAAAATTCAATAAAAATATCACAGTTGAAGGAAGTTTTTGGGAAGAAACTTATAAAAAAGAGTTAAAAGCAAGACTTGAAACAACAGAAGATAAAGCACCTTTTAATCTTCCAGCTTCAAGTGTGGCAAACACTGTTTTAAAAATAATGAATACAAAAAAACCAAAACCAAGATATTACGTAACAACAGCAACTCATCTTCTTGGATTTTTCAAAAGAATTTTAACAACTTCTTTACTTGATAAACTATTAAATAAAATCTAA
- a CDS encoding TIGR02757 family protein produces the protein MTKKDKEIKQLLDNEVENRNKNDEINYDKPDPLLIARRYDDEFIILLCALFAYGNAKLIVKFLDSLDFSLLEKSDEIIDKELDKFYYRFQNAQDIKMIFKTFKRMKNEDSLNNIFVNAYKKENSILEGIDALIQKIHNISNYNSQGFTFLVSSPFKRDKAGLIKENGNAPYKRWNMYLRWMVRDDNLDLGLWKNIDKKDLILPLDTHTFKVSQKLGLLDRKNYDLKSALLITDKLKEFDKFDPIKYDFSLYRIGQEKIDI, from the coding sequence ATGACAAAAAAAGATAAAGAGATAAAACAACTTTTAGATAATGAAGTAGAAAATAGAAATAAAAATGATGAAATAAACTATGATAAACCTGACCCACTTTTGATTGCAAGAAGATACGATGACGAGTTTATAATACTTTTATGTGCTTTGTTTGCCTATGGAAATGCAAAACTAATAGTGAAATTTTTAGATAGTTTAGATTTTTCATTGTTAGAGAAAAGTGATGAGATAATAGATAAAGAGTTAGATAAATTTTATTATAGATTTCAAAATGCACAAGATATAAAAATGATATTTAAAACTTTTAAACGAATGAAAAATGAAGATAGTTTAAATAATATCTTTGTAAATGCATATAAAAAAGAGAATTCTATTTTAGAAGGAATAGATGCTTTAATTCAAAAAATTCATAACATATCAAACTATAACTCTCAAGGTTTTACTTTTTTAGTTTCAAGCCCTTTTAAAAGAGATAAAGCTGGACTTATAAAAGAAAACGGAAATGCTCCATATAAAAGATGGAATATGTATCTTCGATGGATGGTAAGAGATGATAATCTTGATTTAGGTCTTTGGAAAAATATAGATAAGAAAGACTTGATACTTCCTCTTGATACTCATACTTTCAAAGTTTCTCAAAAATTAGGTTTATTGGATAGAAAAAATTATGATTTAAAATCAGCATTGTTGATAACTGATAAATTAAAAGAGTTTGATAAATTTGATCCTATAAAGTACGATTTTAGTTTGTATAGAATAGGGCAAGAGAAAATAGATATTTAA
- a CDS encoding c-type cytochrome, which yields MKKFIKIVTLSALCTSALFGFDPKVLSERSNTGYKYEGKLEYKIPDVNTIPDNQFGELVKYGKELIVHTSKYIGPEVEDPKMRFAGNNLQCQTCHLDAGTKAYSAPFIGTTAAFPQYRPREDTIGTLAERINGCMQRSMNGYPLPQDSKEMKAMEAYMFWLSQGIPVGGATALEGRGLAKIDRKMIKKQAANPEKGKVVYEQQCASCHGINGEGIKNEGRANGYIYPPLWGEDSYNKGAGMYRVLKAADFIKSNMPLGATKENPILTDEEAYNVAAYMNMDSHYRPEKINRKNDFPDEVVKAPDVYREGIETKEHQVGPFGKIIK from the coding sequence ATGAAAAAGTTTATTAAAATAGTAACTTTATCAGCATTGTGTACGAGTGCTTTATTTGGATTTGACCCAAAGGTTTTAAGTGAACGTTCGAACACTGGATATAAGTATGAAGGAAAGTTGGAATATAAGATTCCAGATGTTAATACAATTCCAGATAATCAATTTGGAGAGTTGGTAAAATATGGAAAAGAGCTTATAGTTCATACTTCAAAATATATAGGACCTGAAGTTGAAGACCCAAAGATGAGATTTGCAGGAAATAATCTTCAATGTCAAACTTGTCATTTAGATGCTGGAACAAAAGCTTATTCGGCACCATTTATAGGAACAACAGCTGCATTTCCACAATATAGACCAAGAGAAGATACTATAGGGACATTAGCAGAAAGAATAAATGGTTGTATGCAAAGAAGTATGAATGGTTATCCTTTACCTCAAGATAGTAAAGAGATGAAAGCTATGGAAGCATATATGTTTTGGTTAAGTCAAGGTATTCCAGTTGGTGGAGCTACTGCTTTAGAAGGAAGAGGACTTGCTAAAATTGATAGAAAAATGATAAAAAAACAAGCAGCAAATCCAGAAAAAGGAAAAGTAGTATATGAACAACAATGTGCTTCTTGTCATGGAATAAATGGTGAAGGTATAAAAAATGAAGGAAGAGCAAATGGATATATTTATCCACCATTATGGGGAGAAGATTCTTATAATAAAGGTGCTGGAATGTATAGGGTTTTAAAAGCAGCTGATTTTATAAAATCAAATATGCCTTTAGGAGCTACTAAAGAAAATCCAATCCTAACAGATGAAGAGGCTTATAATGTTGCTGCTTATATGAATATGGATTCTCATTATAGACCTGAAAAAATAAATAGAAAAAATGACTTCCCTGATGAGGTTGTAAAAGCACCTGATGTTTACAGAGAAGGAATAGAAACAAAAGAGCATCAAGTTGGACCATTTGGAAAAATTATTAAATAG
- a CDS encoding cache domain-containing protein, with product MNKTYKKFILLFVIVIIILLYFLFKYNKIIHQNQIDILVSNKVEIVQNELTNQKNQALSLAILFSKNQNIINNLEQNNPKELKKELLVLLDNIKKYTNQTNIQVQIHTKDLKVFVRSWEDKDIGLNLENFRKGLVKVKNTQEPFVSNELGKRFNIKAISPVFNKNEEYIGTIEVIMDYSDLKNRLKYLGIEIIPLLEKKYLKIAQNYKDNPLLDDYIVIQEEYDKKFYDFLLENKSYLTTNKFYYENKNRIITQIPLGSFDEESIAIMMICFDKNEQNFKYLPKYEYLGEINTKSNLKNNEEKEKREIIIK from the coding sequence TTGAATAAAACATATAAAAAATTCATATTACTTTTTGTTATAGTTATAATCATACTTCTTTATTTTTTATTTAAATACAATAAAATCATACATCAAAATCAAATAGATATTTTAGTTTCAAACAAAGTTGAAATAGTACAAAATGAATTAACAAATCAAAAAAATCAAGCCTTATCATTGGCAATATTATTTTCAAAAAATCAAAATATTATAAATAATTTAGAACAAAATAATCCAAAAGAGTTGAAAAAAGAGCTTTTGGTATTACTTGATAATATAAAAAAATATACAAATCAAACAAATATTCAAGTTCAAATTCATACAAAAGATTTAAAAGTTTTTGTAAGGAGTTGGGAAGATAAAGATATAGGATTAAATTTAGAAAATTTTAGAAAAGGTTTAGTAAAAGTAAAAAATACACAAGAGCCTTTTGTTTCAAATGAATTGGGTAAAAGATTTAATATCAAAGCAATTTCTCCAGTTTTTAATAAAAACGAGGAATATATAGGAACTATTGAAGTTATTATGGATTATAGTGATTTGAAAAATAGGCTCAAATATTTAGGTATAGAAATAATTCCACTTTTAGAAAAAAAATATTTAAAGATTGCACAAAATTATAAGGACAATCCTCTTTTAGATGATTATATAGTTATTCAAGAAGAGTATGATAAAAAGTTTTATGATTTTCTTTTAGAAAATAAAAGCTATTTAACAACTAATAAATTTTACTATGAAAATAAAAATCGAATAATTACACAAATTCCTCTTGGAAGTTTTGATGAAGAGAGTATAGCTATAATGATGATTTGTTTTGATAAAAATGAACAAAACTTTAAATATTTACCGAAGTATGAATATTTAGGTGAAATAAATACAAAATCAAATCTTAAAAATAATGAAGAAAAAGAGAAAAGAGAGATTATAATAAAGTGA
- a CDS encoding response regulator transcription factor, whose translation MIKILLLEDDYLYKVSIKEFLEELDFVVDAFENGDEALDAVFDNSYDLLLLDIRVPGMDGFSLVEYVRKNKLDVPIIILTSLTDISDLSRGYELGCNDYIRKPFDMIELKFRIEQLIKNSFKTNEDLILLSNDFKFDVKKSTLYLKDKLVDLTQKESELVSLLVLNRGFFVSIETLHDKIWENKEISYSDIRMCIKRIREKTAKEFIKTKRFVGYKIDK comes from the coding sequence GTGATAAAAATTTTACTTTTAGAAGATGATTATTTATATAAAGTTTCTATAAAAGAGTTTTTAGAAGAACTTGATTTTGTAGTTGATGCTTTTGAAAATGGCGATGAGGCTTTAGATGCTGTTTTTGATAATTCTTATGATTTATTACTTTTAGATATACGAGTTCCTGGAATGGATGGGTTTTCTTTAGTTGAATATGTAAGAAAAAATAAATTAGATGTTCCTATTATTATCTTGACATCTTTAACTGATATAAGTGATTTAAGTCGTGGTTATGAACTTGGATGTAATGATTATATTAGAAAACCTTTTGATATGATAGAGTTAAAATTTAGAATTGAGCAACTTATCAAAAACTCATTTAAAACAAATGAAGATTTGATTTTATTATCAAATGATTTTAAATTTGATGTAAAAAAATCTACTTTATATTTAAAAGATAAATTGGTAGATTTAACTCAAAAAGAGAGTGAGTTGGTATCTTTATTAGTTTTAAATAGAGGTTTTTTTGTTTCTATTGAAACTTTGCATGATAAAATTTGGGAAAATAAAGAGATATCATATTCAGATATTAGAATGTGTATAAAAAGAATCAGGGAAAAAACAGCAAAAGAGTTTATAAAAACAAAAAGATTTGTAGGATACAAAATTGATAAATAA
- a CDS encoding sensor histidine kinase, producing MINNQYEIKYIIIQVFLTLFIAFIPIYFYLDASYENKQIKDKMDLKNYASLLISKIDSFEKENSEIFYYPRSNIFTSAIFDKNNKEIFSLLEKIDNQQTFFFEDFKKITNKLCYKEYLNSNIFEAKSLIVCKEDDNSEVIYNAIILLLIVSFFIFLSSFFIIKQSIEPYRRLNQYLDEFLKDAMHELKTPIGVARINVDMLQLRLKNDKNILRIKSALKNMTVIYEDLEYYMQQNAVKDEKRDIDFSSFLEKRVDFFNDLAIAKQINFHRFIEQNITINFNEIELYRIIDNNLSNAIKYSKDSSNITVTLTKESNHIKLIFKDEGVGIKDISTIFQRYYRGDKITGGFGIGLSIVKNICTKNSINIEVKSKINEGTTFIYIF from the coding sequence TTGATAAATAATCAATATGAGATAAAATATATAATAATTCAAGTTTTTTTAACACTTTTTATTGCTTTTATTCCTATATATTTTTATTTAGATGCTTCTTATGAAAATAAACAGATAAAAGATAAAATGGATTTGAAAAATTATGCAAGTTTATTGATTTCTAAAATAGATAGTTTTGAAAAAGAGAATAGTGAAATCTTTTATTATCCAAGATCAAATATATTTACTTCAGCAATTTTTGATAAAAATAATAAAGAAATTTTTTCTTTATTAGAAAAAATAGATAATCAACAAACTTTTTTTTTCGAGGATTTTAAAAAAATAACAAATAAATTATGTTATAAAGAGTATCTAAACTCAAATATTTTTGAAGCAAAGAGTTTGATAGTATGTAAAGAAGATGATAATTCTGAAGTTATTTATAATGCAATAATCTTACTATTAATCGTAAGTTTTTTTATATTTTTATCTTCATTTTTTATAATAAAACAGAGTATTGAACCTTATAGAAGATTGAATCAATATTTAGATGAGTTTTTAAAAGATGCAATGCATGAGTTAAAAACTCCAATTGGAGTAGCAAGAATAAACGTAGATATGTTACAACTAAGACTTAAAAATGATAAAAATATTCTAAGAATAAAATCAGCACTAAAAAATATGACAGTTATTTATGAAGACTTAGAGTATTATATGCAACAAAATGCTGTAAAAGATGAAAAAAGAGATATAGATTTTTCATCTTTTTTAGAAAAAAGAGTTGATTTTTTCAATGATTTAGCTATTGCAAAACAGATAAATTTTCACAGATTCATAGAGCAAAATATAACTATAAATTTTAATGAAATAGAACTTTACAGAATTATTGATAACAATCTATCAAATGCAATAAAATACTCAAAAGATAGTTCTAATATAACAGTTACTCTTACAAAAGAATCAAATCATATAAAACTAATTTTCAAAGATGAAGGTGTTGGAATAAAAGATATCTCAACTATTTTTCAAAGATATTACAGAGGAGATAAAATAACAGGTGGTTTTGGAATAGGTCTTAGTATTGTAAAAAATATTTGTACTAAAAATAGTATAAATATAGAAGTTAAATCAAAAATAAACGAAGGAACAACTTTTATTTATATATTTTAA
- a CDS encoding molybdenum ABC transporter — MFDFTDNELLELLKEDVPFLDLTTYLQDINNKKARLEIYTREDIVVSCSEESARIAKLMNCEVDFFVPSKQKIKKGELILSFIGDYNLIHKIWRTTQLILEYSCKIATYTQNMKEEILKVNNHCELLTTRKTYPFAKKFCIKSILVGGAFPHRLNLSETVLLFPHHRKVYATSEEFYYQIKEIKQKALEKKIIIESSDFNDAINLMKYGADVLQLDKMDVKIIDEIVKYKNNNFPWIKLLVSGNINLLNIKNFASTQIDGVVSSSMYLCGMSDLGTGLTILE, encoded by the coding sequence ATGTTTGATTTTACAGATAATGAACTTTTAGAGTTACTAAAAGAAGATGTCCCTTTTTTAGATTTAACTACTTATTTACAAGATATAAATAATAAAAAGGCAAGATTAGAGATATATACAAGAGAAGATATAGTAGTTTCTTGTAGTGAAGAATCAGCTAGAATAGCAAAACTTATGAATTGTGAAGTTGATTTTTTTGTTCCTTCTAAACAAAAGATAAAAAAAGGTGAACTTATTTTATCTTTTATTGGAGATTATAATCTTATTCATAAAATTTGGAGAACAACACAATTAATACTTGAATATAGTTGTAAAATAGCAACATATACACAAAATATGAAAGAAGAAATTTTAAAGGTTAATAATCATTGTGAATTATTAACAACAAGAAAAACTTATCCTTTTGCAAAAAAATTTTGTATAAAATCTATTCTTGTAGGAGGGGCTTTCCCTCATAGATTAAATCTTAGTGAAACTGTATTATTATTTCCACATCATAGAAAAGTATATGCTACAAGTGAAGAATTTTATTATCAAATAAAAGAAATAAAACAAAAAGCTTTGGAAAAAAAGATAATTATTGAATCAAGTGATTTTAATGATGCAATAAATCTTATGAAATATGGAGCGGATGTTTTACAACTTGATAAAATGGATGTTAAAATCATAGATGAAATAGTGAAATACAAAAATAATAACTTCCCTTGGATAAAATTACTTGTATCTGGAAATATAAATCTTTTAAATATTAAAAATTTTGCTTCTACTCAAATAGATGGGGTAGTTTCAAGTTCTATGTATTTATGTGGAATGTCAGATTTAGGGACAGGATTAACTATTTTAGAATAA
- a CDS encoding GGDEF domain-containing protein — protein MNEIFKGFLSQLNDEENLKVVSQNINTPEKLIPLLLKRVHPKNVHILASIIKQSLLPSICEETNDEIDKLFTKIEEDANLLFDKNIQEKIKEFITKRFERDKQVVIEKTSDISKLVVLMEEYLNEAISSNGSGTKNVLNIREKIEAININENGLEALSKLQNELINAASLIEKEMSSVTDKLETGKTKVQELEEKVKTLEEELNKTKIENMKDHLTGLLTRKAFGDEVKKIESSYKRLNTQYAVVFFDLDHFKKLNDTYGHECGDVVLSTFGKILNKSIRDLDIVGRYGGEEFIAIIHFNLNRELLQFLKRIKSIVVENSFLYKDKKIKVTFSAGVAIRSSYDTYENTVQKADMLLYKAKENGRNKIILENGMEI, from the coding sequence ATGAATGAAATATTCAAAGGGTTTTTAAGCCAGTTAAATGATGAAGAAAATTTAAAAGTTGTATCTCAAAATATTAATACTCCTGAAAAACTTATACCGCTTTTATTAAAAAGAGTTCATCCTAAGAATGTTCATATTCTAGCTTCTATAATTAAACAATCTTTACTTCCATCTATTTGTGAAGAGACAAATGATGAAATAGACAAACTATTCACAAAGATTGAAGAAGATGCAAACCTTTTATTTGATAAAAATATTCAAGAAAAAATAAAAGAATTCATTACAAAAAGATTTGAAAGAGATAAGCAAGTAGTAATTGAAAAAACTTCAGATATTTCAAAACTTGTAGTTTTAATGGAAGAGTATTTAAATGAAGCTATTTCTAGCAATGGTTCTGGAACAAAAAATGTTTTAAATATCAGAGAAAAAATAGAAGCTATAAATATAAATGAAAATGGCTTAGAAGCTCTTTCAAAATTACAAAATGAACTTATAAATGCTGCTTCTTTGATAGAAAAAGAGATGAGTAGTGTAACTGATAAATTAGAAACAGGAAAAACAAAAGTTCAAGAACTTGAAGAAAAAGTTAAAACTTTAGAAGAAGAATTAAATAAAACAAAAATCGAAAATATGAAAGACCATTTAACAGGACTATTAACAAGAAAAGCCTTTGGAGATGAAGTAAAAAAAATCGAAAGTTCATATAAAAGACTTAATACTCAATACGCTGTTGTTTTCTTTGATTTAGACCACTTTAAAAAGTTAAATGACACTTATGGACATGAGTGTGGAGATGTTGTTTTATCTACATTTGGAAAAATATTAAATAAAAGTATAAGAGATCTTGATATTGTAGGAAGATATGGTGGAGAAGAGTTTATAGCTATTATTCATTTTAACCTTAATAGGGAACTTTTACAGTTTTTAAAAAGAATAAAAAGCATTGTTGTTGAAAATAGTTTTTTATATAAAGACAAAAAAATAAAAGTAACTTTTTCTGCTGGCGTTGCTATTAGAAGTAGTTATGATACTTATGAAAATACAGTTCAAAAAGCTGATATGTTACTTTATAAAGCGAAAGAAAACGGTAGAAATAAAATAATTTTAGAAAATGGGATGGAGATTTAG
- a CDS encoding GatB/YqeY domain-containing protein, whose protein sequence is MSLKEQLKEDLKTAMRDKEVVKRDSIRAINTMIKQIEVDERRELDDDEVIKLIQRGIKQREEAISQYKAAARDDLVQKEQEQVDVFMLYLPKQLTDEELESGMKEIITQTGATTIKDMGKVMGMATKKFAGVADGKRINEMVKKLLS, encoded by the coding sequence ATGAGTTTAAAAGAGCAATTAAAAGAAGATTTAAAAACAGCTATGAGAGACAAAGAAGTTGTAAAAAGAGACTCAATTAGAGCTATTAATACAATGATTAAACAAATAGAAGTTGATGAAAGAAGAGAGCTTGATGATGATGAAGTTATCAAATTAATTCAAAGAGGAATTAAACAAAGAGAAGAAGCAATCTCTCAATATAAAGCTGCTGCAAGAGATGATTTAGTTCAAAAAGAACAAGAACAAGTTGATGTATTTATGTTATATCTTCCAAAACAATTAACAGATGAAGAATTAGAATCTGGAATGAAAGAAATCATTACTCAAACAGGTGCAACTACTATTAAAGATATGGGTAAAGTTATGGGAATGGCCACTAAGAAATTTGCAGGTGTTGCAGATGGTAAAAGAATAAATGAGATGGTAAAAAAACTTTTATCTTAA
- the abc-f gene encoding ribosomal protection-like ABC-F family protein, producing the protein MALIDLQNISKQYDTKVILKDANFTLNHGQRIAVIGQNGQGKSTLFKIIMKQTEPDSGEMAIDKSVKIEMLDQQPKFKANLSVREAIENQLAELKTAKVEYEKITNQLMTEYENEELLRKQSELVSFLEFHNAWDLDNMIERVLVEFQLKQYEFKDVNLLSGGEQRRVSLAGLLLKKPDVLLLDEPTNHLDVYMVEFLEQLLLKNNFTLLFISHDRYFIDNIATSVVEIDGGVLRKFNGGYSSYLEQKEQLLENMQKEHDNLIRLVKREAHWMQHGVTARRKRNERRKSEYFELKQKAKSNPAMIRKMSLELQREQKSFNTEEKQQNKRKMLYELDDVCKTLGDKKLIQDFTARILQKDTIAIVGPNGSGKSTLLKIFMEKMKIDSGTFKKGDFEIGYFDQQRESLDDNKNLLETFCPNGGDRVVLQDGRNMHVFGYLKNFLFPREYLDKKVGVLSGGEKNRVALALLFTKKVDCLILDEPTNDLDIPTINILEEYLQNFQGALIFVSHDRYFVDKIAKKLFVFQGNGHIMESFQPYSEYLEIEKELRELESFETEITKEPTTTKIAPTVKKQTKLSYKDQREYDMLPKELEELELKLDEINACLMNPKCYEQKGIIAMSQELEATKKIYEQKVERFLELEELVESFNS; encoded by the coding sequence ATGGCACTAATAGACTTACAAAACATATCAAAACAATATGACACAAAAGTTATTTTAAAAGATGCAAATTTTACTTTAAATCACGGACAAAGAATTGCCGTAATTGGACAAAATGGTCAAGGAAAATCTACACTTTTTAAAATAATTATGAAGCAAACAGAACCTGATAGTGGTGAAATGGCTATTGATAAATCTGTAAAAATAGAGATGCTTGATCAACAACCAAAATTTAAAGCAAATCTTAGTGTAAGAGAAGCTATTGAAAATCAATTAGCTGAATTAAAAACTGCAAAAGTGGAATATGAAAAAATCACAAATCAACTAATGACTGAATATGAAAATGAAGAATTATTAAGAAAACAAAGTGAATTGGTATCTTTTTTGGAGTTTCATAATGCTTGGGATTTGGACAATATGATAGAACGTGTTTTAGTTGAATTTCAACTAAAACAGTATGAATTCAAAGATGTAAATCTTTTAAGTGGAGGAGAACAAAGAAGAGTTAGTCTTGCTGGATTACTTCTTAAAAAGCCTGATGTTTTATTACTTGATGAGCCTACAAATCATCTTGATGTTTATATGGTTGAGTTTTTAGAACAATTACTTTTGAAAAACAACTTCACCCTACTTTTTATCTCTCACGATAGATATTTTATTGATAATATTGCAACTAGTGTTGTAGAAATTGATGGAGGAGTTTTAAGAAAATTCAACGGTGGATACTCTTCATATTTAGAACAAAAAGAGCAACTTTTAGAAAATATGCAAAAAGAGCATGATAATCTTATACGTCTTGTAAAAAGAGAAGCTCATTGGATGCAACATGGAGTAACAGCAAGAAGAAAAAGAAATGAAAGAAGAAAATCGGAATACTTTGAACTAAAACAAAAAGCTAAATCAAACCCTGCAATGATTAGAAAAATGTCTTTAGAACTTCAAAGGGAACAAAAATCTTTTAATACAGAGGAAAAACAACAAAATAAAAGAAAAATGCTTTATGAACTTGATGATGTTTGTAAAACGTTAGGAGATAAAAAATTAATTCAAGATTTTACAGCAAGAATTTTACAAAAAGATACTATTGCAATTGTAGGTCCAAATGGAAGTGGGAAATCAACACTGCTTAAAATTTTTATGGAAAAAATGAAAATTGATAGTGGAACATTTAAAAAAGGTGATTTTGAAATAGGATATTTTGACCAACAAAGAGAATCTTTAGATGACAATAAAAACTTGCTAGAAACTTTTTGTCCAAATGGAGGAGATAGGGTTGTCCTTCAAGATGGAAGAAATATGCATGTTTTTGGATACTTAAAAAATTTTTTATTTCCAAGAGAATATCTTGATAAAAAAGTTGGTGTTTTAAGTGGAGGAGAAAAAAATAGAGTTGCTCTTGCACTACTTTTTACAAAAAAAGTTGATTGTTTAATTTTGGATGAGCCAACAAATGACTTAGATATTCCAACAATTAATATTTTAGAAGAGTATTTACAAAACTTCCAAGGTGCTTTGATTTTTGTATCACACGATAGATATTTTGTAGATAAAATTGCAAAAAAACTTTTTGTATTTCAAGGAAATGGTCATATTATGGAAAGTTTCCAACCATATAGTGAATATTTAGAAATTGAAAAAGAGTTAAGAGAACTTGAATCTTTTGAAACTGAAATTACTAAAGAACCAACTACTACAAAAATAGCACCAACTGTTAAAAAACAGACTAAACTATCATATAAAGACCAAAGAGAATATGATATGTTACCAAAAGAACTTGAAGAGTTAGAGTTAAAACTTGATGAAATAAATGCATGTTTAATGAATCCAAAATGTTATGAACAAAAAGGAATAATTGCCATGTCACAAGAACTTGAAGCGACAAAAAAAATTTATGAACAAAAAGTAGAAAGATTTTTAGAATTAGAAGAGTTAGTGGAAAGCTTTAATTCTTAA
- a CDS encoding PAS domain-containing protein yields the protein MEKEIKLSIESFLLSETDEKGIIRYANDEFCEISGFKLDELIGKPHNIIRHKDMPKAAFEDLWKTVKSGKSWKGFVKNATKSGDYYWVFATVFPFISCDGSKGYISCRRVASKDEIEKYENIYKNMN from the coding sequence TTGGAAAAAGAGATTAAATTGAGTATAGAATCCTTTTTATTATCAGAAACTGATGAAAAAGGAATTATCAGATATGCAAATGATGAATTTTGTGAAATTTCAGGTTTTAAATTAGATGAATTAATAGGTAAACCACATAATATTATACGGCATAAGGATATGCCAAAAGCTGCATTTGAAGATTTATGGAAAACGGTAAAAAGTGGTAAATCTTGGAAAGGTTTTGTAAAAAATGCTACAAAATCAGGAGATTATTATTGGGTTTTTGCAACAGTATTCCCTTTTATTTCGTGTGATGGTTCAAAAGGATACATATCTTGTAGAAGAGTCGCTTCAAAAGATGAAATAGAAAAATATGAAAATATTTATAAAAATATGAACTAG